One stretch of Streptomyces hygroscopicus DNA includes these proteins:
- a CDS encoding ubiquinone biosynthesis protein UbiE: MTSADASVFETTRPASADYLTRFAASDAGRDYKARMLDALDLRAGLTVLDAGCGPGADLPALAEAVAPGGTVIGIDRDQEMLDGAAARTAAHPCVELRRGDVHALPLDDAAVDRARTDRVLQHVDDPARALAEFHRVLRPGGRLVMGEPDWDTLAVDHPHSSLSRAYTRHITEQVIRNAAIGRQLARLATDAGFRVPEVIPVTQVFRDVRAADRVFGFERTTRRAVEAGYLSEYQAGVWLHHLAHRPFFASATLYVVVAEA; the protein is encoded by the coding sequence ATGACCTCTGCCGATGCGTCCGTCTTCGAGACCACCAGGCCCGCGTCCGCCGACTACCTCACCCGGTTCGCCGCGAGCGACGCCGGGCGCGACTACAAGGCGCGGATGCTGGACGCGCTCGACCTCCGGGCCGGGCTGACCGTCCTCGACGCGGGCTGCGGCCCCGGTGCCGATCTCCCCGCCCTCGCGGAGGCGGTCGCCCCCGGCGGTACGGTCATCGGGATCGACCGCGACCAGGAGATGCTGGACGGGGCGGCGGCGCGCACCGCCGCACATCCGTGCGTCGAGCTGCGGCGCGGCGATGTCCACGCCCTCCCCCTGGACGACGCCGCGGTGGACCGCGCCCGCACCGACCGGGTGCTGCAGCATGTGGACGACCCGGCCCGCGCCCTCGCCGAGTTCCACCGGGTCCTGCGGCCGGGCGGGCGGCTGGTGATGGGCGAGCCCGACTGGGACACCCTCGCCGTCGACCACCCCCACTCGTCGCTCTCCCGCGCCTACACCCGCCACATCACCGAGCAGGTGATCCGCAACGCCGCCATCGGCCGCCAGCTCGCCCGTCTCGCCACCGACGCCGGGTTCCGCGTGCCGGAGGTCATTCCGGTCACCCAGGTCTTCCGCGATGTCCGCGCGGCGGACCGGGTCTTCGGATTCGAGCGCACCACCCGCCGCGCCGTCGAGGCCGGTTACCTCAGCGAGTACCAGGCGGGCGTCTGGCTGCACCACCTCGCCCACCGCCCGTTCTTCGCCTCGGCGACGCTGTACGTGGTGGTGGCGGAGGCGTAG
- a CDS encoding TetR family transcriptional regulator has translation MGLRERKKAQTHAALSWAAIRLTVERGFDKVKVEDIAEAAGVSPRTFNNYFSSKAEAIAFRHLDRFLRIAEALRERPDEPLWDAITDSVLLQFAADAESMAHPPATDAAQWTAGVRVMVAEPALRGEMLRAGATAEAEITAAIAERTGGDLNQDLYPHLVASAVVAAVQTAIAHHLRTDPPVPVRRLLTEALARFAAGLSTEQNP, from the coding sequence ATGGGACTGCGAGAGCGCAAGAAGGCCCAGACGCACGCGGCACTGAGCTGGGCCGCGATCCGGCTGACCGTGGAGCGCGGGTTCGACAAGGTCAAGGTGGAGGACATCGCCGAGGCGGCCGGTGTCTCGCCGCGTACGTTCAACAACTACTTCTCGAGCAAGGCCGAGGCGATCGCGTTCCGCCACCTCGACCGCTTCCTGCGCATCGCGGAGGCGCTGCGCGAACGGCCGGATGAGCCGCTGTGGGACGCGATCACCGACTCCGTACTGCTGCAGTTCGCGGCGGACGCGGAGTCGATGGCCCATCCCCCCGCCACCGACGCGGCGCAGTGGACGGCGGGTGTGCGCGTGATGGTCGCCGAACCGGCGCTGCGGGGCGAGATGCTGCGCGCCGGGGCGACCGCCGAGGCCGAGATCACGGCGGCGATCGCCGAACGAACCGGCGGTGACCTCAATCAGGACCTGTACCCGCACCTCGTGGCGTCAGCGGTGGTGGCCGCCGTACAGACCGCCATCGCCCACCATCTCCGCACCGACCCACCCGTGCCGGTGCGCCGCCTGCTCACGGAGGCCCTGGCCCGGTTCGCGGCGGGGCTCTCCACCGAGCAAAACCCCTAA
- a CDS encoding polysaccharide deacetylase produces the protein MFEGNRSKKRQESSHLSRGGRHKRSRDPRAHWLLLLLVLPVMFGLLMFQGWTTHEVDAAKARRPCTSPVPRALADGGPVVQINGDQVRTVGMPAGTVALTYDGGPDPVQTPRLLDLLRRYDARATFFVSGAKAAQYPDLVRRIRAEGHEIGSNTYTGADMGTASPTRSRMELSLTESALAGSVGVQPRLLRLPLTTDVDTLCGDEWQAARRVAEEGYALVAADRSAKKPAQGVVRQFSQTDTAYQETEKLLKDPRAKKFTTVTGGLGVPPVDVPVSDLERWEGKALIWVAAIGRGFVSTMTWVLGIAGALGVLRLLMLVLFARTHVRRLTRFRPGAPWLREVNEPVTVLIPAYNEEAGIEATIRSLLASTHQRLQIVVIDDGSTDRTVDIAASVNDPRVLVVRQPNAGKAAALNTGLAHTRHDIVVMVDADTVFEPDAVHQLIQPLAHPAIGAVSGNTKVGNRRSLLGRWQHLEYVFGFNLDRRMFEVLECMPTVPGAIGAFRRDALMGVGGVSEDTLAEDTDLTMALWRAGWRVVYEETAVAWTEVPTSLRQLWRQRYRWGYGTLQAMWKHRRAVVSLGSVGRFGRRGLSYLTLFQVLLPLLAPVIDLFALYGALFLDPGQAAGVWLGYLAIQMVCAGYALRLDGERMRALWSLPFQLFVYRQLMYLVVIQSVVALLLGTRLRWHRIQRSGTAAQALGEAPAYRSLTSK, from the coding sequence ATGTTTGAGGGCAACCGGTCGAAAAAACGCCAGGAATCCAGCCACTTGTCCCGAGGAGGACGGCACAAGCGGTCCCGCGACCCGCGCGCGCACTGGCTGCTTCTGCTCCTCGTCCTTCCCGTCATGTTCGGCCTGCTGATGTTCCAGGGCTGGACCACCCACGAGGTCGACGCGGCGAAGGCGCGGCGGCCCTGCACCAGCCCAGTGCCCCGGGCGCTGGCCGACGGCGGGCCGGTGGTGCAGATCAACGGCGATCAGGTGCGGACCGTGGGCATGCCCGCCGGAACGGTCGCGCTCACCTACGACGGCGGGCCCGACCCCGTCCAGACCCCGCGCCTGCTGGACCTGCTGCGCCGGTACGACGCGCGGGCCACGTTCTTCGTCTCCGGCGCCAAGGCGGCCCAGTACCCGGATCTCGTACGCCGGATCCGCGCCGAGGGCCATGAGATCGGGTCGAACACCTACACCGGCGCCGACATGGGCACCGCCTCTCCCACCCGCTCCCGGATGGAGCTGTCCCTCACCGAGTCGGCGCTGGCGGGCTCGGTGGGGGTCCAGCCGAGGCTGCTGCGGCTGCCGCTGACCACCGATGTGGACACGCTGTGCGGCGACGAGTGGCAGGCCGCGCGGCGGGTCGCCGAGGAGGGGTACGCGCTGGTGGCCGCCGACCGGTCGGCCAAGAAGCCCGCGCAGGGCGTGGTCCGGCAGTTCAGCCAGACCGACACCGCGTACCAGGAGACCGAGAAGCTGCTGAAGGACCCGCGGGCGAAGAAGTTCACCACCGTGACCGGCGGGCTCGGCGTGCCCCCGGTCGACGTGCCGGTCTCCGACCTCGAGCGCTGGGAGGGCAAGGCGCTGATCTGGGTCGCGGCCATCGGCCGCGGCTTCGTGTCCACCATGACCTGGGTGCTGGGGATCGCGGGGGCGCTGGGGGTGCTGCGGCTGCTGATGCTCGTGCTGTTCGCCCGCACCCATGTCCGGCGGCTCACCCGCTTCCGGCCCGGCGCGCCCTGGCTGCGGGAGGTCAACGAGCCGGTGACGGTGCTCATCCCCGCGTACAACGAGGAGGCGGGCATCGAGGCCACCATCCGTTCGCTGCTCGCCTCCACCCATCAGCGCCTGCAGATCGTCGTGATCGACGACGGGTCGACGGACCGTACGGTCGATATCGCCGCGAGCGTCAACGACCCCCGGGTGCTGGTGGTCCGCCAGCCCAACGCGGGCAAGGCCGCCGCCCTCAACACCGGGCTGGCCCACACCCGGCACGACATCGTGGTGATGGTCGACGCCGACACCGTCTTCGAACCGGACGCCGTCCACCAGCTCATCCAGCCCCTCGCCCATCCGGCCATCGGCGCCGTCAGCGGCAACACCAAGGTCGGCAACCGGCGCAGCCTGCTGGGCCGGTGGCAGCATCTGGAGTACGTCTTCGGCTTCAACCTCGACCGGCGGATGTTCGAGGTGCTGGAGTGCATGCCGACCGTGCCCGGCGCCATCGGGGCCTTCCGGCGGGACGCGCTCATGGGCGTCGGCGGCGTCAGCGAGGACACCCTCGCCGAGGACACCGACCTCACCATGGCGCTGTGGCGGGCCGGCTGGCGGGTCGTGTACGAGGAGACCGCCGTCGCCTGGACCGAGGTGCCCACCTCCCTGCGCCAGCTCTGGCGCCAGCGCTACCGCTGGGGATACGGCACCCTCCAGGCCATGTGGAAGCACCGCCGCGCGGTGGTCTCCCTGGGCTCGGTGGGGCGGTTCGGCCGCCGGGGGCTCAGCTATCTCACCCTCTTCCAGGTGCTGCTGCCGCTGCTGGCGCCCGTGATCGACCTCTTCGCCCTGTACGGTGCGCTCTTCCTCGACCCGGGGCAGGCGGCCGGGGTGTGGCTCGGCTATCTCGCGATCCAGATGGTCTGCGCCGGATACGCGCTGCGGCTGGACGGTGAGCGGATGCGGGCGCTGTGGTCCCTGCCCTTCCAGCTCTTCGTCTACCGGCAACTGATGTATCTGGTGGTCATCCAGTCCGTGGTCGCCCTCCTGCTCGGGACGCGGCTGCGGTGGCACCGCATCCAGCGCTCGGGGACGGCCGCCCAGGCGCTGGGCGAGGCGCCCGCGTACCGGAGCCTGACATCGAAGTGA
- a CDS encoding FAD-dependent oxidoreductase, protein MIEVVIAGAGPNGLMLACELALAGVRPVVLERLTEPTDTQRANGLVGQVIRMLDRRGLYERLAAPGTTPSPAPRFTFGAFPLDLSDLPDNPLYTLLVPQLRIERMLTERAAELGVDIRRGHEVIGLTQGEKSVSIELREQGPIEAEFLVGADGGRSTVRKLTGIDFPGVTSDDSVSRTGHVGVPAHLIGPDGSLTVPGFGAIPPFQHLRTERGLIAWAPSPDGDPKLTTVEWGQPEEGEASLDELRASARRVLGADVTLDPPTGPGPHLMRRLFGGNTRIAERYRAGRVLLLGDAAHVHSAIGGPGLNLGLQDAVNLGWKLAAAVRGHAAEGLLDTYESERHPAARRVAMHTQAQSLLIRPGGEVTALRELFGELLGRPATRRHIAGLLAGADITYDMGPATGPLVGHWAPDLPGLRDLTRTARPLLLDPTATLDPGPWAAHVDTVPAPGLDTALLLRPDCYVAWQGTTGDGLHEALATWFRPA, encoded by the coding sequence ATGATCGAGGTCGTCATCGCAGGCGCGGGGCCCAACGGCCTGATGCTCGCCTGCGAACTCGCCCTGGCCGGTGTGCGCCCGGTCGTCCTGGAACGCCTCACCGAACCAACCGACACGCAGCGTGCGAACGGCCTCGTGGGCCAGGTCATCCGCATGCTCGACCGGCGCGGGCTGTACGAGCGGCTGGCCGCGCCCGGCACCACGCCCAGTCCGGCGCCCCGTTTCACGTTCGGCGCGTTCCCGCTCGATCTGAGCGATCTGCCGGACAACCCGCTCTACACACTCCTCGTGCCGCAGCTCCGGATCGAGCGGATGCTCACCGAGCGCGCGGCGGAGCTTGGTGTCGACATCCGGCGCGGGCACGAGGTCATCGGGCTGACGCAGGGCGAGAAGTCGGTGAGCATCGAGCTGCGCGAACAGGGCCCGATCGAGGCGGAGTTCCTGGTCGGCGCGGACGGCGGGCGCAGCACGGTCCGCAAGCTCACCGGCATCGACTTCCCCGGCGTGACCAGCGACGACTCGGTGTCGCGCACCGGACATGTGGGCGTGCCCGCACACTTGATCGGTCCGGACGGCAGCCTCACCGTGCCCGGCTTCGGCGCCATCCCGCCGTTCCAGCATCTGCGGACCGAGCGCGGACTGATCGCCTGGGCGCCTTCACCGGACGGTGACCCGAAGCTGACCACCGTGGAATGGGGGCAGCCGGAAGAGGGCGAGGCATCGCTCGACGAACTGCGGGCCAGCGCCCGCCGGGTGCTCGGCGCGGACGTCACCCTCGACCCGCCGACCGGGCCGGGACCGCATCTGATGCGGCGGCTGTTCGGCGGCAACACCCGGATCGCCGAGCGCTACCGCGCGGGCCGTGTCCTGCTGCTCGGCGACGCCGCGCATGTGCACTCGGCGATCGGCGGCCCGGGACTCAACCTGGGCCTCCAGGACGCGGTCAACCTCGGCTGGAAGCTGGCGGCGGCGGTGCGCGGCCACGCGGCGGAGGGGCTGCTGGACACGTACGAGTCGGAACGGCACCCGGCGGCGCGGCGGGTCGCGATGCACACGCAGGCGCAGTCGCTGCTGATCCGGCCGGGCGGCGAGGTGACGGCGCTGCGCGAGCTGTTCGGCGAACTGCTCGGCCGGCCCGCGACCCGGCGACACATCGCGGGGCTGCTCGCCGGCGCGGACATCACCTACGACATGGGCCCGGCGACCGGCCCGCTCGTCGGCCACTGGGCCCCGGACCTGCCGGGCCTGCGCGACCTGACCCGCACCGCCCGCCCCCTCCTCCTGGACCCCACCGCCACCCTCGACCCGGGCCCCTGGGCGGCGCACGTCGACACCGTGCCCGCCCCCGGCCTCGACACCGCCCTGCTCCTCCGGCCGGACTGCTACGTCGCCTGGCAGGGCACGACGGGCGACGGTCTGCACGAGGCGCTGGCCACCTGGTTCAGGCCCGCCTGA